Part of the Cuculus canorus isolate bCucCan1 chromosome 25, bCucCan1.pri, whole genome shotgun sequence genome is shown below.
GTGAggagcccttctccagctttcttggagccccttcgCATCCTGGACGTGCGGCTCTTTGGGACCCGTTTTAGCGTGCGCGACGGCGGCGTTTGTCTTCACGGTTGACTCGGACGCTCCTCCAAATACTTCTCCAACCTCAACTCTTGTTTTATTTACGCAGACCGGACGGGGTTGATCTGCGTGGAGAAGATCGAGAAGTGCCAGGAGACGTACCTACTGGCCTTTGAGCACTACATCAACTACCGCAAACACAACATTCCCCACTTCTGGCCCAAGCTGCTGATGAAGGTGACGGATCTGCGGATGATCGGCGCCTGCCACGCCAGCCGCTTCCTGCACATGAAGGTGGAGTGTCCCACCGAGCTCTTCCCACCTCTTTTCCTCGAGGTCTTCGAGGATCAGGAGGTGTAGAGTTTGCCCACACATCACCCCTTCCCAAGCCCCCTTTTTTGCGCCCCCCCTCCtcaaattttcttctcctcGCGAGGGCGATTTTCGCTCCGGGGATGagttattatatttttttgggggggggggtggttgGTGGAGGTTGGGGGGTGTCCcgctgtgccccccccccctccccttttttcctcttcgCAGCCGCTTCCACACCCCCGGACTTGatgaattttgtttgtttgcacaGGGAagggccccccccccccccccaaaacggGCGAGAATTTCCTTTATTGTCCTTCTCTTCTTAGATTCttatttttgaagcatttattttccctccCTGAGAggctaaaaatattaaactaacTGCACtttggaaggagagaggaggaggaagaggaggaggaggaggaagagcagaggagaggagaggggggcTCGGGGCTGCCGGGGGGGGGCGGTCGCGGCCACTCGCACTTTTGGCCGCAAGGGGGGGTGGGACCCCCCCTTTAAATCAGGGCGAGGAGGTGCAGGGGGACCCCCAGCCCATAGattgggggtgcagggctggtgcaccctcttttccctcttgaGTCCATTGGCCTCTGGGGGGGGTGTCTgtctgtgcgtgtgtgtgtgtcctcCACACCTCCATCACCGCGACACCCCCTTGCAaacccccccctgcccccctccacccttttttattccccccccccaaatttgGGGCCAGATTTGGGGCTTTGGGTTTattcagtcttttattttttgggggggggctgagaggagacGATTTTGTGCCAAGCGCCGGCGGACGGTGGGCGCTGCgaggacgggggggggggggggcatgaggacccccccccacccccttcctaACCCCcccccacttttttttccccttatcctctttttttttctggttaaccccccccccccccaattcgTCCTCGTGGGTTTATGTCATGTCCGTCAGGAGTTGTAACGGCCTCGGAGGCACCAACAaaagggggggggcagcgggtGCCCCCCACTTTCCCATAGAACCCCACATACCCCCCACTGCACTACTGCCCCGGTGTGTCCCCCCCCACACAACAGCAGCACtttgggggggcggggggggggctgcaccccccaaacaccccctactcccatttttttggggggggggggtttgggctgcaggaggaggaagaggggggtgtttttctttttttggggggggggggttaagGCTGTGGAAGGGGTTACCCAGAAATGGGtttatcacctttttttttttctccccccccccctcccgccaaacaaaaaacaaaaggattttcggtttgtgaattttttttcttacctcaggcggaggctgaggggggggcGCGGGCTTTgtgtgtgtggggaggggggggcccCCCACTGCCGGGCCCACCTAagctaatatatatatatatatatatataaatatatataaaatatataatttttgtaattaaaacaaaaaaaaaatctttttacgGGTCgtttaaaagcagaaatcccATCACAAGacactccccccccccaaaaaaaaacccctaacaaGCATAGAAAGAGGGGGGGACCACAACCCTGTACCCCCCCTTCACTCTTGGGgtgaggtttgggggtcccagcgGACCCCacacccccccgcccccccacaGCCGGGTTGGGGGTGCAGTGAggctctggggggggggggggtcacagtgtgcccccccccaaaaaagtagGACCAGATTTGCACGTGGTGCAAAATGTCTTAAAGTCTCCCCCCGGGGGGGGTCCCCGCAAACACTAATGCCTGTGCtgagggggggctgggggttcAACAtacccccccccacacacacaccccccaaaGAACCCCcaattttccccccaaaccccaccttccccccccccccccggcagccCCACGCGCAGCGCCCGCCCGAACACGTGCCTTGGGGCTGCGGCAGCGCCACGGCTGGGATTGCGCGGTGGCCACGCTGGGCTGGGCAGTGGCCACGGAACCCGGTGCGGTGGCCACAGACCTTGGTGCAGTGGCCATGTGTCCTGGTGCGGTGGCCACAGACCCCAGTGCAGTGGCCACAGACCTTGGTGCGGTGGCCACGAACCCTGGTGCAGTAGCCCTGCATCCCAACACAGTGGCCACGCATCCCGGTGCGGTGGCCACAGGTCTTGGTGCAGTGGCCACACGTCCTGGTGCAGTAGCCACGCATCCCGGTGCAGTGGCCACGGACCCTGGTGCAGTGGCCACACGTCCTGGTGCAGTAGCTATGCATCCCAGCACAGTGGCCATGCATCCTGATGCAGTAGCCCTGCATTCCGACTCAGTGGCCACAATCCCTGATGCAGTAGCCCTGCATCCCGACTCAGCGGCCACGATCCCTGACGCAGTAGCCCTGCATCCTGGTGCAGTATCCATGCATCCCAACTCAGTGGCCATGAACCCTGGTGTAGTAGCCCTCCATCCCGGCACAGTGGCCACGCATCCTGGTGCAGTAGCCCTGCATCCTGATGCAGTAGCCATGCATCCCGACTCAGTGGCCATGAACCCTGGTGCAGTAGccctgcatcccagcacagTGGCCACGCATCCTGGCCCAGTGGCCATGCATCCTGGTGGAGTAGCCACGCATCCTGACGCAGTAGCCCTGCATCCCAACTCAGTGGCCACAATCCCTGACGCAGTAGCTCTGCATCCAAACTCAGTGGCCACAATCCCTGACGCAGTAGCCCTGCATCCCGGCTCAGCACCGCCGCACCGCGCCCACGCCGTGCCCACGCGCGTCGGTACGTGTTCCCGTGCCCGCGTCGCGCCCCTCGCTGGGCCATGTCTCCACCGCCACCCCCATCGCGTGCAACTCGGGGTTcaccccccctcctcctcctcctccccattcccccccctcCACGCCATCGCGCTCCCCACACCCCCCTCCGGGccaccccccctttttttgtcTCCATCGCACGTCCAGCACCGGCATCACcttttggggggaagggggggggcagGATGGGTGCCCCCCACTTCCTTTTTACCTGTCCCCAcgtgtccccccccccaccccaagcACATACCTCATGGCTCTCCCGGAGCTGCCCCCGCGCTGGGCTGCGGCGAGCGTGGCTCGGCACGGCTCGGCACGCCCTGGCAcggtttttggggtgcccctACTATGCACGGTGCCGGCGATGCCGAATGTAGGGCGCGCgggaaaaaaatggggggggggggacacagggatgggggattggggggggggtgggcaTCGAGTTCCGTGACAATCACAAGTCTGTGACGTGCGATATGAAACCCTTTTGTGTTTTGGTCaggattttaaagaaagatatttttatggtAATTGTTGCTGGTCTATTTTACtatatatttatgtaataaatatatgatgaaaacaaaaacaaaaacaaaaaaaacagaaaaaaaaaacccaaaaaaaaaaaaaaagaagaatccaAGCAACCAAATCCACCCGTACGGCGCGGCCGGAGACCGAAAAGCGGCAATCCCGGCGCTGCCGGCGGAGCCGTAGGGTGGGCACCCAGCTGGGGGGGTGTTCTGGCAGCCCAGTGCCCAACTGGGGGTGTTCTGGCCCCCAATTGGGGGTGTCCGGGCATCCAGCTGGGCATGTCGTGGCATCCCAGTGCCCAACTGGGGGTGTCCTCGCCCACAACTGGGGGTGTTCTGGCATCCCACTGCCCAACTAGGGGTGTCCTGGTATCCAGCTGGGCATGTTCTGGCATCCCAGTGCCCAACTGGGGGTGTTCTGGCATCCCACTGCCCAACTAGGGGTGTCCTGGTATCCAGCTGGGCATGTTCTGGCATCCCAGTGCCCAACTAGGGGTGTTCTGGCCCCCAGTTGGGGGTGTCCAGGCGTCCAGCTGGGCATGTCGTGGCATCCCAGTACCCAACTGGAGGTGTCCAAGCCCCCAGCTGGGCATGTTCTGGCATCCCAGTACCCAACTGGAGGTGTCCAAGCCCCCAACTGGGCATGTTCTGGCATCCCAGTACCCAACTGGAGGTGTCCAAGCCCCCAACTGGGGGTGTCCTGGCATCCCAGTGCCCAACTAGGGGTGTCCTGGTATCCGGCTAGGCATGTTCTGGCATCCCAGTGCCCAACTGGGGCTGTCCTCACCCCCAACTGGGGGTGTCCTGGCATCCCAGTGCCCAACTGGGGGTGTCCTGGCCCCCAACTGGGGGTGTCCTGGCATCCCAGTGCCCAACTAGGGGTGTCCTGGCATCCAGCTGGGCATGTTCTGGCACCCCAGTGCCCAACTGGGGACGTCCTGGCACCCTGGCATCCAGCTGGGGGGTGTCCTGGTGGTATCCCAATGCCAAACTGGGCATGTCCTGGTATCCTAGCACCCAGTTAGGGGGTGTTCTGGCATCCCAGTGCCCAACTGGGGGTATCCTGGCACCCAGATGGGTGTGTCCTGGTATCCCAAGACCCAACTGGGGGCGTCCTGTCACCCAACTGAGGGGGTGTTCTGGTATCCCAGTGCCAAACTGGGGTGTGTCCTCGTATCCCAGTGCCTAACTGGGAGTGTCCTGGTGCCCTAGCATCCAGCTGGGGGGTGTTCTGGTATCCCAGTACCCAACTGGGGGTGTCCTGGCACCCTGGCATCCAGCTAGGGGGTGTGCTGGGATTATCCCGGTGCCCAACCAAAGGTTGTCTTGGAATCCCAGTGCTGAACTGGGGGGGTGTTCAGGCATCCCAGCACCCAACTGGGGGCGGGTGTCTTCTGGTATCCCAGCACCTAACTGGGGGCTGTCCTGGCATCCCAGCACTCATCCTGGGGATATCCTGGTGCCCATCTTTGGAGGGGGGGTGTCCTGGTATCCCAGTGCCAAACTGTGGGGGGGGGTCTTGGTATCCTGGCGCTGAACTGGGGGTGTCCTGGCATCCTGGCACCCAACTTGGGGGGTGTTCTGGTATCCCAGTGCTCAACTGGGGGCATCCTGGTGTCCCAGCACCCAACTGGGGGGGTGTCCTGGCATCCCAGTGCCCAACTGGAGGTGTCCTGGTGTCCCAGTGCCCAACTGGGGGGGTGTCCTGGCATCCCAGCGCCCAACTGGGGGCGTCCTGGTGTCCCAGCACCCAACTGGGGGGGTGTCCTGGTGTCCCAGTGCCCAACTGGAGGCATCCTGGCATCCCAACACCCAACTGGGGGGGTGTCCTGGCATCCCGATGCCCACCTTGGGGGTATCCTGGCACACACCTTggggggtgcagcccccccccAGGAGTCCGGTGGGCGCCATGGGGTTCGtgctgcccatggtggggggggggtctcGCCTGTGCCCCCTAACCCGCAGTGCTATGTACATGGAGGGTGGGGATGGTGCCGGGGGAGGGTGGGCGGTTGGGGGGTTCCCCCTGGAAGGGGGTGTCCATCAGGGCCTTATTGGGTATCGATGCGGAAGGAGAGCAGCTTCTCGGAGTGGAGGTTGTTGAGGGTGCGCAGATCGGGCAGTTTGAGGAGTAACTTGGTGAAACGCGACGTCTCCGCCGGGTGCGTCTTCAGCACGAGAGCGCGTAGAGCGCGGATCAGcgtctcctgcagctgctccaccGACGCCGTGTCCTCCATACCCGAGCGGTCTGTGGCGGTGGAGAAAGGGGGGAATTCAGCCATCCAGGTTAGGGGgacccccccccttcctccaaTAGATCCCCCCAATTCCCACCTGCCGAGACCAAGACGACGGCGGTGAAGAGCCCCAGTTCCTCGTCGGTGAGGTCGAGGGCGCTGAGCTTCTCGCTGAACTCGAACATGGAGCTGAGGAGGTCGCCCATGCCCATACCCCACAGCTCCTCCAGGCTGTACTTCGTCCGACTCATGAACGTCACCGTCTGCTCCTTCACGTCGAAGAGCGAAGCGAAGCGAACCATCAGCACCTGTGGCACAAGCGGCGTCAGCGCCGGGGGGGGCACCGCGATGGGAGAATATGGCAATGCCATGGGCTACCGTGCCATGCCGTGGGCTACCGTGCAACACCATAGGCTATTGTACCCTGCCATGGGCTACTGTGCAACACCATGGGCTACCATGCCATGCCATGGGCTACCGTGCAACAACATGGGCCATTGTGCCATGCCGTGGGCTACCGTGCAATGCCATGGGCTACCGTGCAATGCCATGGGCTACCATGCAACAACATGGGCCATTGTGCCATGCCGTGGGCTACCGTGCAATGCCGTGAGGCATCGTGCCATTCTGTGGGCTACCATGCTACACCATAGGCTACCATGCAACGCTATGGGCTACTGCACCTTGCCCTGGGCTACTGTGCAATGCCATGGGCTACCATGCAATGCCATGGGCTACCGTGCAACAACATGGGCCATTGTGCCATGCCATGGGCTACTGTGCAATGCCGTGGGGCATCGTACCATGCTGTGGGCTACCGTGCTACATCATAGGCTACCATGCAACGCTATGGGCTACTGCACCTTGCCCTGGGCTACTGTGCAACGCCATGGGCTACCATGCAATGCCATGGGCTACCGTGCAACAACACGGGCCATTATGCCATGCTATGGGCTATCATGCATCACCATAGGCAACTGTACCTTGCCATGGGCTACCGTGCAACACCATGGGCTACCGTGCAATGCCATGGGCTACCATGCAACAACATGGGCCATTGTGCCATGCCATGGGCTACTGTGCCATGCCATGGGCTACCGTGCAACACCATAGGGCATCATGCCATGCCATGGGCTACCATGCAACACCATAGGCTACTGTACCCTGCCATGGGCTACTGTGCAACATCATGGGGCACTGTGCCATGCCATGGGCTACTATGCCATGCCATTGGCTACCATGCCATGCCAGAGCTCACGCTTCAACACTGTGGGCTCCCACGCAACGCTGTGGGCCACCGTGCCATGCCGCGCTCCATGCCATGGGGCACCGTGCCACGCCAGGAGGTGGCATCTTGCAGCACTGTGGGCTACCGTGCACCGCCGTGGGCCACCGTGCAATGCCATAGGCAACCGCCCACCGCCACAACGCCGCGGGACTTCGTGCTGAGCCGTGCGGGGTGGGGGGTCTGACGTACCTCGAAGGTGCCGGCTTTGAGCAGGGTGACTTGGTCGTGCTGGGAGAGGGCTTGGAAGCCGGGAATGTGTTTGGCGAACTCAACCACCTCACGGACAGCCGGAGTGAAGCTGAGGGAGAAATCCTCCCAGATCTCCTGCACGGAGCGCCCGCTGCGGCCGGGCGGGTGGCTGTTCATGGGGCAAGCCTGCGGGCGACGGCACGGCTCAGCCCGGCGCCACGGGGCTCCCCCAGCCTCGCGGCACGCACGAGGCGATTAACACGATTAGCGGATAAAAATATCCAGGGAGGGAGCGGGAGCCCCCGGGTGCTCACCGGGAGGACGTCCTTGGTGCCACGGGGCCAGGGGCAGCCGCGCGGTGGGGGCTCGGGGTAGGCAGGAGGGCAAAGCCGGGGTTCGGGGGGACCGGGGACCCATGTGGGGTGAGCATCCCAGCGTAAGAGGCCGTTGTCGCAGGCGGAAGGGGGTCCCAGCTTGTCGTGAGCGTAGACGAAGATCTCCTTGTGCGCCTTGGCCACTTGGGCGATGACGTCCTCGGTGGTCCCGTTGGGGCTGGGCGAGCGCGGCGGCGTGAGctgctgggggaactgggagaagcAGGCGGGGGGAGCGAGAGGCAACGGGCCCGGGGGTGGTGCACGGCCCCCGCCTGGCGCTGGACCCTCGCCAGGGCTGGGCATCCCCGGTAGAGCGGCGTTGGCCATGCCGGTCATGGCGCTCT
Proteins encoded:
- the NR1D1 gene encoding nuclear receptor subfamily 1 group D member 1; this translates as MQPRCFRGHRPDGVAIHFIGVSSVSPPKKKKTWAGGAEAGAARCMCGPASLSAGGVISYVGSSGASPNRTSPVSLCSDSSNSSSQSGSQAFPTYFPPSPTGSLQDSRTYGGGLVPPREDGSPSSSSSSSSSSSSYASSVNFPGVQQVPADERRRSSPSKAGSTVTKLNGMVLLCKVCGDVASGFHYGVHACEGCKGFFRRSIQQNIQYKKCLKNENCSIVRINRNRCQQCRFKKCLLVGMSRDAVRFGRIPKREKQRMLAEMQSAMTGMANAALPGMPSPGEGPAPGGGRAPPPGPLPLAPPACFSQFPQQLTPPRSPSPNGTTEDVIAQVAKAHKEIFVYAHDKLGPPSACDNGLLRWDAHPTWVPGPPEPRLCPPAYPEPPPRGCPWPRGTKDVLPACPMNSHPPGRSGRSVQEIWEDFSLSFTPAVREVVEFAKHIPGFQALSQHDQVTLLKAGTFEVLMVRFASLFDVKEQTVTFMSRTKYSLEELWGMGMGDLLSSMFEFSEKLSALDLTDEELGLFTAVVLVSADRSGMEDTASVEQLQETLIRALRALVLKTHPAETSRFTKLLLKLPDLRTLNNLHSEKLLSFRIDTQ